The Desulfofundulus salinus genome includes the window AACGGGAGGGAAAAGGGGTGCTAAAGTTGAATAGGTAAGGACGACGGCGAGGCCGAAGTAAGGGTCAAGATGTTCAACGCCGAATTGGTCCTGAACAGCTACGCTCAGGTGATGACCGTCCCGCCCAACGTGAAGTACGCCGACCTTTTCGCGGAGCTCCAGCGGGAGGCGCGGGAAGCCGGGAATGGCCTGTGGGGGGCGGTGGCCGCCGCGTACAACATGTGGGATTTGCAAAGTATTAAAGAAAGACACCAGCAAATGCTAAGTAAAGCTAAAAATTGTGGCTATAATTATTGACCAAATTCGTAAAGGAGCCAAACCATGATCAAAGTTACCGCAGCCATATTAATTAAAGATGGGCGGGTTCTGATTGCTAAACGTAAGGCAAATGATAAACTGGCCAATAAATGGGAGTTCCCGGGCGGCAAAATTGAGGCCGGTGAAAGCCCGGAAGAATGTTTACGCCGGGAAATGCGGGAAGAATTCCAGGTTGAGATAGCGGTGGAGGAGTTCTTTGGGGAGAGCATATATCGTTATGATCATACTACCGTTCACCTGCTGGCTTACCTGGCCCATTTGGAAAAAGGGGAGCTTAAACCAACAAGCCACGCTGAATATCGCTGGGTAAGCGCAGACGAACTGGACAAATATGATTTTGCTCCTGCTGATAAACCGTTCGTAGAAAAAATACAAAGCAGCAGGGTGATAGAATGAGTTTCCAACCTGGACTACAACCCGAAGTTTTTGTCCCTGGTAAATATACCTATATGGGGAGAGTAGAATTGGCCGGGCAACCTTATCAGGAAATACAACCCGATGCTGATGGTAACCCGCGCCGGGTATGGGTCTTCCCTCTTCGGTTAGTAGATACCTCGTCGCCGGTTCTTATACCGGAGGAGTTTGCAATCGATGCATGTTTTAGATCTCGCTGCAGACCGGGAAAAGTTACAAAAAGAGTTGCAGTTAATTAATGGGAGGAATAGTTAATGACCGAAAACACCAGCCTGGATCTCAGTACCCTGGAGAACTGGCTTTGGGAAGCGGCCTGTGTCATTCGTGGCCCGGTAGATGCCCCAAAGTATAAGGACTACATATTACCTCTGATCTTTTTAAAACGCCTTTCCGACGTCTTTGAGGATGAAGTGGCCAGGCTGGCCGACGAGATATTTGGTAGTGTAGAAGAATCACTGGAGCAGGTGGATGAAGATCACGAGCTGGTCAGGTTTTATATCCCCCAAATCGCCCGCTGGCCGTCCATTGCCCGGCAGACCACGAACATCGGGGAATATCTCACCGATGCCGTGCGGGCGGTGGCCCGGGAGAATCCCAAGCTGCAGGGCATTTTTGAACACGTAGACTTTAACGCCCGGGCAGTCGGCCAGCCTATTATAGACAACGACCGGCTTTTTACCCTGGTCCAGATCCTTTCCCGCTACCGGTTGGGATTAAAAGACGTGGAGGCCGACATTCTGGGCCGGGCTTATGAATACTTGCTGCGTAAATTTGCCGAGGGTCAGGGACAAAGCGCCGGCGAATTCTATACTCCCCGGGAAGTGACCTGGCTCATGGCCTATATCCTGGACCCCCAACCCGGCGATGAGATCTACGATCCGGCCTGTGGCTCCGGCGGTCTTTTAATCAAAAGCGTGCTGGCTTACCGGGAAGCATATGGGACTGATAGCCAGATCGCCCCGGTCAAGATTTACGGCCAGGAGATTAACTTCACCACCTTTGCCATGGCCAAAATGAACGCTTTCATCCATGATCTGGAGGCCGAAATCCGCCTGGGGGACACAATGGCCCGGCCGGCCTTTACCAACCCCGATGGTTCCCTGCGTGTTTTTGATAAGGTGACCGCCAATCCCATGTGGAACCAGAAGTTCCCCCTTTCCATATATGAAGAAGACCCCTTTGACCGGTTTAAGTTTGGCGGTATCCCGCCGGCCTCCAGTGCCGACTGGGGCTGGATCCAGCACATGTTTGCCTCCCTCAAAGAAAACGGCAAGATGGCCGTGGTTTTAGACACCGGTTCCGTTTCCCGGGGCAGCGGCAACCAGGGCTCCAACCGGGAGCGGGACATCCGGAAAGTCTTTGTGGAAAATGACCTGGTGGAATGTGTGATTCTGCTGCCTGAAAACCTGTTTTATAACACCACCGCCCCGGGCATTATCCTGGTGATCAATAAAGCCAAAAAACATCCGGGGGAAATTCTGTTAATTAACGCATCCAGGCTATTTACCAAAGGGCGCCCGAAGAACTACCTGGACGATGACCATATAAAGCAGGTATATGAGATTTACCGGGACTGGCGGGAAGAGGAGGGCCTGAGCAAAATAATCCGTACCGAGGAAGCGGCCCGCAATGATTATAACCTTAGCCCTTCCCTAGAACTATACACTTAAGTTTCGTGAAGAGATCACCAGTGGCGTATATTGTGAAAAGGGCGATATTCTATTAGCCCGGATTACACCTTGCTTTGAAAACGGAAAGCAAGGCATCCTACGAGATATTCCCACTTATTTTGCATATGCCACTACCGAGGTCTATCCATTGAAGCCCAACCCCTCGAAACTTGAACCCCTGTTCCTGTTTCATTGCTTACGCCAGCCGGATGTTAGAAGACAACTTGCTGGTAAGATGGAAGGAGCAACCGGGAGGCAAAGAATTCCTAAATCAGTATTAGAGGCGCACCTTCTCCCCCTCCCACCCCTCCCCGAGCAGCGCAAAATCGCCCACGTCCTTTCCACCATCCAGCGGGCAATTGAACTGCAGGACAGGATCATCGCCGCCGTCCGGGAATTAAAGCGGTCGCTCATGCGGCACCTCTTCACCTATGGCCCGGTGCCTGTGGACCAGATTGACCGCGTCCCCCTGAAGGAAACCGAAATCGGCCCGGTGCCGGAGCATTGGGAAGTAGTAAAGTTGGGAGATGTTGCAGATACAAAGAGTGGTGGGACACCTAGCAGAAACGTTCCTGAATATTTTAAAGGGAATATTCCGTGGGTAAAGTCTGGAGAATTAGATGATAATATTATATTTAAAACTGAGGAGCAAATTAGCGAAAAGGGATTAGAAAATTCTTCGGCAAAAATTTTTCCTAGAGGTACACTTCTTATTGCAATGTATGGAGCTACTGCAGGTAAAACAGCACTTTTAGATATAGATGCTGCTACCAACCAAGCTGTATGTGCGGTATTTCCTAAGGATAAATCCTTTGATCCACAATATATGAAGGCCTATATTATACACAGGCGCGAAGATCTCTTGAAAGAACGGTATGGGGGAGCACAACCTAATGTTAGCCAAACCATTATTAAGGCATTTCCTGTTACGCTTCCTCCTCTTCCCGAACAAAGCCAAATCGCGCACATTATTACTAGACTAGAACAAAAGGTTGAGGCAGAAGAGAAACGTAAGGTAGCTTTACAATCCCTCTTCCAAACCATGCTCCACCTGCTCATGACCGGCAAAGTGCGGGTAAAAGACCTGGAGGTGAATCTTGATGCCCCTGGGCGGTGAAAAGGCCACGGTCCAAAATCCCTTCATCCGTTACGCCACCGAAACGGGCTGGCAGTATGTCGCCCCATCTGATCTGGAGCTCCGGCGCGGCGGCGTGGGCGGGTTGGTGGTCCGGGATGTCTTTATCAGCCAGCTCCAGAAATTAAACCCCGGCGTAGTGGATCACCTGCGTGCCGAAGAGGTATTAAAGCGGCTGGAGCGGGTACCGCCCACCATTGAAGGGAACCTCCAGGCCTGGGAATACTTGAAGGGCCTGCGCTCGGTCTATGTAGAAACAGAAAAAAGAGAACGCAACATCCGCCTTTTGGACCTGGGCAACTGGCGGGCTAATGTCTTCCAGGTTTCCGACGAGTTTACGTATACCAACGGCACCTGTACCATTCGGGCCGATATTGTCTTTTTAATTAACGGGATCCCGGTGCTGGTGGTAGAAACAAAGTCC containing:
- a CDS encoding restriction endonuclease subunit S — protein: MTSGVYCEKGDILLARITPCFENGKQGILRDIPTYFAYATTEVYPLKPNPSKLEPLFLFHCLRQPDVRRQLAGKMEGATGRQRIPKSVLEAHLLPLPPLPEQRKIAHVLSTIQRAIELQDRIIAAVRELKRSLMRHLFTYGPVPVDQIDRVPLKETEIGPVPEHWEVVKLGDVADTKSGGTPSRNVPEYFKGNIPWVKSGELDDNIIFKTEEQISEKGLENSSAKIFPRGTLLIAMYGATAGKTALLDIDAATNQAVCAVFPKDKSFDPQYMKAYIIHRREDLLKERYGGAQPNVSQTIIKAFPVTLPPLPEQSQIAHIITRLEQKVEAEEKRKVALQSLFQTMLHLLMTGKVRVKDLEVNLDAPGR
- a CDS encoding type I restriction-modification system subunit M translates to MTENTSLDLSTLENWLWEAACVIRGPVDAPKYKDYILPLIFLKRLSDVFEDEVARLADEIFGSVEESLEQVDEDHELVRFYIPQIARWPSIARQTTNIGEYLTDAVRAVARENPKLQGIFEHVDFNARAVGQPIIDNDRLFTLVQILSRYRLGLKDVEADILGRAYEYLLRKFAEGQGQSAGEFYTPREVTWLMAYILDPQPGDEIYDPACGSGGLLIKSVLAYREAYGTDSQIAPVKIYGQEINFTTFAMAKMNAFIHDLEAEIRLGDTMARPAFTNPDGSLRVFDKVTANPMWNQKFPLSIYEEDPFDRFKFGGIPPASSADWGWIQHMFASLKENGKMAVVLDTGSVSRGSGNQGSNRERDIRKVFVENDLVECVILLPENLFYNTTAPGIILVINKAKKHPGEILLINASRLFTKGRPKNYLDDDHIKQVYEIYRDWREEEGLSKIIRTEEAARNDYNLSPSLELYT
- the mutT gene encoding 8-oxo-dGTP diphosphatase MutT is translated as MIKVTAAILIKDGRVLIAKRKANDKLANKWEFPGGKIEAGESPEECLRREMREEFQVEIAVEEFFGESIYRYDHTTVHLLAYLAHLEKGELKPTSHAEYRWVSADELDKYDFAPADKPFVEKIQSSRVIE
- a CDS encoding thermonuclease family protein, coding for MFNAELVLNSYAQVMTVPPNVKYADLFAELQREAREAGNGLWGAVAAAYNMWDLQSIKERHQQMLSKAKNCGYNY